The Haloarchaeobius sp. HME9146 genome includes a region encoding these proteins:
- a CDS encoding alpha-hydroxy-acid oxidizing protein, with the protein MSDDNTSTPYGRFRQTTVYTTGMLTGETPEIPPAYEALKQRAAEELEGEAYDYVAGGAGSESTKHHNRVAFGDYRIVPRVMRDTAERDLSVEVFGQSFDVPVLLAPIGAQGILHEDGDLASARAAARLNMPYVCSTQSSEPLEDVAEELGDTPKWFQLYWSEDRELTESLVHRAEDSGYDALVVTLDTPHLGWRERDVSRGFLPFLAGDGIANYASDPVFRDRLAQPPEENEQAAAQEFVEVFSNPSLTWPDLDWLAGQTDLPIVCKGILHPDDAEQAVEHGADGVVVSNHGGRQVDGEVAALRQLPTIARRIGGDATLIFDSGIRRGADAVKALALGADAVMLGRPYAYGLGIDGEDGVHEVLENFLADFDLTVALTGHDTAGELDRDVLVEA; encoded by the coding sequence CGCTGAAGCAGCGAGCAGCGGAGGAACTCGAGGGCGAGGCCTACGACTACGTCGCCGGCGGTGCAGGCTCTGAGTCGACGAAGCACCACAACCGGGTCGCGTTCGGGGACTACCGAATCGTCCCGCGGGTGATGCGGGACACCGCCGAGCGTGACCTCTCGGTCGAGGTATTCGGGCAATCGTTCGACGTCCCGGTGTTGCTCGCGCCCATCGGTGCACAGGGCATCCTGCACGAGGACGGCGACCTGGCCAGTGCTCGCGCCGCGGCCCGGCTGAACATGCCCTATGTCTGCTCGACCCAGTCGTCGGAACCGCTGGAGGACGTGGCCGAGGAACTCGGTGACACGCCGAAGTGGTTCCAGCTATACTGGAGCGAGGACCGCGAGTTGACAGAGAGTCTCGTTCACCGGGCCGAAGACTCGGGGTACGACGCGCTGGTGGTCACACTCGACACGCCCCACCTGGGCTGGCGCGAGCGCGACGTGAGCCGCGGCTTCCTTCCGTTCCTCGCCGGCGACGGTATCGCGAACTACGCCTCGGACCCGGTGTTCCGTGACCGGCTCGCCCAGCCCCCGGAGGAGAACGAACAGGCTGCCGCACAGGAGTTCGTCGAGGTGTTCTCGAACCCGTCGCTGACGTGGCCCGACCTCGACTGGCTCGCGGGCCAGACCGACCTGCCCATCGTCTGCAAGGGCATCTTGCACCCGGACGACGCGGAGCAGGCGGTCGAACACGGGGCGGACGGCGTGGTCGTCTCGAACCACGGCGGGCGTCAGGTGGATGGTGAGGTCGCGGCGCTCCGCCAGCTCCCGACCATCGCGCGTCGAATCGGGGGCGACGCGACCCTCATCTTCGACTCGGGTATCCGTCGGGGTGCCGACGCGGTGAAGGCGCTGGCCCTGGGTGCTGACGCGGTCATGCTCGGCCGCCCCTACGCCTACGGGCTGGGCATCGACGGGGAAGACGGCGTCCACGAGGTCCTCGAGAACTTCCTCGCGGACTTCGACCTCACGGTGGCACTCACGGGACACGATACGGCCGGCGAGTTAGACCGCGATGTCCTGGTGGAAGCGTAG
- a CDS encoding rhodanese-like domain-containing protein, with translation MKRRAFLALSTGIVTGLAGCATDAGSGAGDGTDSTVSTATATATRTTDTDEAQEIGGNDDTATTGTDRPSPREVTSNPNDPKPADGYPPEPDSVPAERDIDTDAYETIGVDGEQVRLAPVEDVHYWWARREARFADARGMAQYRNEHVYGAVSSPAGSPLDISPVADWSQSDRIICYCGCPHHLSSVRAAELQQAGYSNVFVIDEGYYEWKGLDYPVVGENVSERRTYRIRGRVDPEQQGEMVWVREVGSDRMEAAPIRADGTFSVHVKFADVTGQTRVTVELPTGDITGTLAGLSTRVVTG, from the coding sequence ATGAAGCGACGTGCGTTCCTCGCACTCTCCACTGGAATCGTCACAGGGCTCGCTGGCTGTGCTACCGACGCTGGGTCGGGAGCAGGTGACGGTACTGACTCCACTGTGTCGACCGCGACCGCGACGGCGACACGAACCACAGATACCGACGAGGCACAGGAGATCGGCGGGAACGACGACACCGCGACAACGGGAACAGACCGCCCCAGTCCGCGCGAGGTCACGTCGAACCCGAACGACCCGAAGCCGGCCGATGGTTACCCACCAGAGCCGGATTCGGTTCCTGCCGAGCGCGACATCGACACGGATGCGTACGAGACCATCGGGGTCGATGGTGAGCAGGTTCGACTGGCTCCCGTCGAGGACGTCCACTACTGGTGGGCGCGACGCGAGGCCCGGTTCGCCGATGCCCGCGGGATGGCACAGTACCGGAACGAGCACGTCTACGGTGCGGTGAGTTCACCGGCTGGAAGCCCGCTGGACATCTCGCCCGTCGCGGACTGGAGCCAGTCCGACCGGATCATCTGCTACTGCGGCTGTCCACATCACCTCTCGTCGGTTCGGGCCGCAGAACTCCAGCAGGCCGGGTACTCGAACGTCTTCGTCATCGACGAGGGGTACTACGAGTGGAAGGGCCTCGACTACCCGGTCGTCGGCGAGAACGTCTCCGAGCGGCGAACGTACCGCATCCGCGGACGCGTCGATCCTGAACAGCAGGGCGAGATGGTCTGGGTCCGCGAGGTCGGCAGCGACCGGATGGAGGCCGCGCCGATACGGGCCGACGGAACCTTCTCGGTCCACGTGAAGTTCGCGGACGTGACCGGCCAGACGAGAGTCACCGTCGAACTCCCGACGGGAGATATCACGGGCACCCTTGCTGGTCTCTCGACGCGGGTCGTGACCGGGTAG